A single window of Anaerocolumna chitinilytica DNA harbors:
- a CDS encoding ParM/StbA family protein, with the protein MKNNILTVGADMGNDAFKIIGPTKRELFIMNILAPWHERRIVNEDTRFPLNLLEVEVISNNQNFGKYFVGGMAYNFNRGILKERSVADRHNGKANDSETMIVLLTSIALSLLKPNVRIIKEKVILGTMLPTEEYFKNQKENVTVLEEKLKGTHRVRFLNPVFNGVEVEFEILGVNTQPEGLCAMNAIMYDDDGNLLAEYENNYSERTILGFDIGALTSDVTVVHNFELRTFFGIDKGTIDPLNRIIDYIKTDYKVTVPRHKLDNAITRREKLLIYGEEIPNLHNICKEYIDYEARQLVDEFTSKAAAAGIQLPDIGLIILCGGGSLLFKEVVKKNLNRIPMIFSENAIMLNAIGAWKNANRLKNDLQEESALDYTAATRI; encoded by the coding sequence ATGAAGAACAATATTTTAACTGTCGGTGCGGATATGGGAAATGATGCCTTTAAAATCATCGGTCCAACAAAAAGAGAATTATTTATCATGAACATTCTGGCACCATGGCATGAAAGAAGGATTGTAAATGAAGATACCAGGTTTCCTTTAAATTTGCTTGAAGTTGAAGTGATTAGTAATAATCAGAATTTTGGTAAATATTTTGTTGGAGGTATGGCTTATAATTTTAACAGGGGCATATTAAAGGAACGTTCAGTTGCCGACCGTCATAATGGTAAAGCTAACGATTCTGAAACTATGATTGTATTATTAACCTCAATCGCCTTGTCTTTATTAAAACCCAATGTTAGGATTATCAAAGAAAAAGTTATTTTAGGTACCATGCTGCCTACGGAAGAGTACTTTAAAAATCAGAAAGAAAATGTTACAGTATTGGAAGAAAAGCTGAAAGGTACTCACCGCGTAAGATTTTTAAATCCTGTTTTTAACGGAGTGGAAGTTGAATTTGAAATCCTGGGTGTTAATACGCAGCCGGAAGGTTTATGCGCTATGAATGCCATTATGTATGACGATGATGGGAACCTATTGGCAGAATATGAAAACAATTATTCGGAGCGTACCATTCTCGGTTTTGATATCGGTGCATTGACTTCGGATGTTACAGTTGTCCATAATTTTGAGCTGCGGACCTTTTTTGGTATTGATAAGGGAACCATTGATCCGTTAAACAGAATTATAGATTATATTAAAACTGATTACAAAGTAACCGTACCAAGACATAAGCTTGATAATGCTATCACCAGGAGAGAGAAACTTCTTATTTACGGAGAAGAAATCCCTAATTTACATAATATCTGCAAAGAATATATTGATTATGAAGCCAGACAGTTGGTCGATGAATTTACTTCCAAAGCTGCGGCGGCGGGTATACAGCTTCCGGACATCGGACTTATCATTTTATGCGGAGGAGGTTCCCTGTTATTTAAAGAAGTGGTTAAGAAGAACCTAAATAGAATTCCTATGATATTTAGCGAAAATGCCATAATGCTCAATGCAATCGGTGCCTGGAAAAATGCAAACCGATTAAAGAACGATTTACAGGAAGAATCCGCTTTGGATTATACGGCGGCCACCCGAATTTAG
- a CDS encoding zinc ribbon domain-containing protein, with amino-acid sequence MNYEKDNKIVLISACKNCGQNLEYDWNICPYCKTPVVSIVCNYCGQEIKTNWNYCPHCKNKVKAEIKDKLRIDEFNAWLRAVLK; translated from the coding sequence ATGAACTATGAGAAAGATAACAAGATTGTTTTAATAAGTGCCTGCAAAAACTGCGGGCAGAATTTAGAATATGATTGGAATATCTGTCCTTACTGTAAAACTCCGGTTGTCTCCATTGTATGCAACTACTGCGGACAAGAAATAAAAACCAATTGGAATTACTGTCCTCATTGTAAAAATAAAGTTAAAGCAGAAATAAAAGATAAATTACGCATTGATGAGTTCAATGCATGGTTAAGGGCAGTTTTAAAATAA